The region GATTGATACTGGCCCCATGAGCATGGAGATGCCCGTGCCCATGCCCGTGCCCATGACCATGACCATGACCACACGAACGAACCGGCACGGTTGGCAGCCCCTGCTGCACAGCACCTGACCGATGGTCATGCCGGTGACCATGGTCATGATCGTGGTCGTGATCATGTCCACAACCAGCCGATTCACAATGGTCAGCAGGAGAGTTTGGCTGGTTGTGGACTTCAGGTTTATTCAACAACGCGAACCATCCCCTCACATGGCGAACATCCCGGCAACAGGTACCCCATCGCACTCATCCCCACGGCCTATCAATCGATCAACGTACCCCAGCCCAATCGCTGATCGGTCTTCCAGGGATCTCCACCGCCATTCTTCCCCTGGGCTTGAGGTTGAAAATCATCCACATATTGAATCGCCTCAATCTGCTTGGCCTTGAGCATGGAATTCAACAGCCCATCTCGCTCACCATCGACATCAGGACTGATATGGTGGGTGATCTCTTCCGTCGTATGGCTCAATCCCACCCGCTCATCGAATGTCACACTCCCGATCCAAAAGAGTCTGCCCTGATCGTCTTTTTCTTCACAGCGCCACAATCGCACATGATGCCGCTGGCGGGCACTCTCTCCCACGGGCAATTCAAAGGCGAGATCCTGCTTACGGCCGAACAGGTACAAACTGCTCACCGGAGCGACAGCATCCGGACGGTCAAGCACAGTGCTCTCGGCAATCCCCACGCTCGATTTCAGATCAATCTTCTCA is a window of Planctopirus limnophila DSM 3776 DNA encoding:
- a CDS encoding LssY C-terminal domain-containing protein, whose translation is MVSQEVGHPVDSEKLRHPAGGRREWLSTLRYGLIVVLVGYLAVAYVILPMGWRRYEKRHPALTNAPTLTHTKLGIPGDPLNVGFVGSEEQLIKAFHAIGWTEAEKIDLKSSVGIAESTVLDRPDAVAPVSSLYLFGRKQDLAFELPVGESARQRHHVRLWRCEEKDDQGRLFWIGSVTFDERVGLSHTTEEITHHISPDVDGERDGLLNSMLKAKQIEAIQYVDDFQPQAQGKNGGGDPWKTDQRLGWGTLID